Proteins found in one Maridesulfovibrio sp. genomic segment:
- the tkt gene encoding transketolase: MSNNQLDQKAVNVVKGLIMDSIRKANSGHPGGSMSSSDFAYVLYKDFLKFDPSNPEWADRDRFVMAAGHESPLLYSILHLCGFLTIEDLKQFRQLDSITPGHPEHDMTPGVEATSGPLGQGFCVGVGMATAEAFLNANTNDDVVDHHTYVLSSDGDFQEPVALGAATLAGLWGLGKLIVFYDSNDIQLAGPTSKCDCTDFKKVFEAMCWHVVEIDGHDHDAIREAVKAGQAETSKPTIIIGKTVMAKGAATCEGSHSTHGSPLSNEEIEATKKCFGLPEKETFYVPEDVVEHFQARFPDLKALAAKWKEKSDAALAADEKIAAFWADANKDRKDIKLELPEFEAGQSIATRKAWGACLDAITDALPTLVGGSADLDPSNQTANFRKKVGDFAIDGKTARNLAFGVREFPMSVILNGMALHGGVIPFGATFLTFSDYCRNGMRMSALQHLPVIYIYTHDSFYVGEDGPTHQPIEHVASLRLIPNMLVLRPADARETAACLEIAMAQDKRPSSLMLTRQGLPVLGKDEYPQVEEGVKRGGYIVKDCEGTPDMIAIAAGSEVSMAIEAASMIEGKKIRVVSMPSVELFEEQDQAYKDSVLDPNVRTRIAAEAGRPEGWYKYVGIDGAVLGIDHFGASAPAAQLAEKYGFTAANLAELMKKQF, from the coding sequence ATGAGTAACAACCAGTTGGACCAGAAAGCGGTCAACGTTGTCAAAGGCTTGATCATGGACTCCATCCGCAAGGCTAATTCCGGCCATCCCGGCGGTTCCATGTCTTCCTCGGACTTTGCTTACGTCCTTTATAAGGACTTCCTTAAGTTCGATCCCAGCAATCCCGAATGGGCTGACCGCGACCGTTTTGTTATGGCTGCCGGTCACGAATCGCCGCTGCTCTACTCAATCCTGCACCTCTGCGGGTTCCTGACCATCGAAGATCTCAAACAATTCCGCCAGTTGGATTCCATCACTCCCGGTCACCCCGAGCATGACATGACCCCCGGCGTGGAAGCCACTTCCGGTCCTCTGGGTCAGGGCTTCTGTGTCGGTGTCGGTATGGCTACCGCTGAAGCTTTCCTCAACGCCAATACCAATGACGATGTTGTTGATCACCATACCTACGTACTCTCCTCCGACGGTGACTTTCAGGAGCCTGTAGCTCTTGGAGCAGCCACACTGGCCGGACTCTGGGGACTCGGCAAACTCATCGTTTTCTACGATTCCAACGATATCCAGCTCGCCGGACCTACCAGTAAATGCGACTGCACCGATTTCAAAAAAGTTTTTGAAGCCATGTGCTGGCACGTTGTGGAAATCGACGGACACGATCACGATGCCATCCGCGAAGCTGTAAAAGCTGGTCAGGCTGAAACATCCAAGCCGACCATCATCATCGGTAAAACCGTAATGGCTAAAGGCGCCGCTACCTGCGAAGGCAGCCACTCCACCCACGGTTCTCCGCTCTCCAATGAAGAAATCGAAGCCACCAAAAAATGCTTCGGTCTTCCCGAAAAAGAAACTTTCTACGTACCCGAAGATGTTGTGGAACATTTTCAGGCTCGTTTCCCCGATCTCAAGGCTCTGGCCGCTAAGTGGAAAGAAAAATCCGACGCAGCACTTGCCGCAGACGAAAAAATCGCCGCTTTCTGGGCTGATGCCAACAAAGACCGCAAAGATATCAAGCTGGAACTGCCCGAATTTGAAGCAGGTCAGTCCATTGCTACCCGTAAAGCATGGGGAGCATGTCTCGATGCCATCACCGACGCACTGCCTACTCTGGTAGGTGGTTCCGCGGACCTCGATCCCTCCAACCAGACTGCGAACTTCCGCAAAAAGGTTGGTGACTTCGCTATCGATGGCAAAACCGCACGCAACCTCGCTTTCGGTGTTCGTGAGTTCCCCATGTCCGTTATCCTTAACGGTATGGCGCTGCACGGCGGCGTGATTCCCTTCGGCGCGACCTTCCTGACTTTCTCCGACTACTGCAGAAACGGTATGCGCATGTCCGCGCTGCAGCACCTGCCTGTTATTTACATCTACACCCACGATTCTTTCTACGTAGGTGAAGACGGCCCGACACACCAGCCCATCGAGCATGTAGCGTCTCTGCGCCTCATCCCGAACATGCTGGTGCTTCGCCCCGCAGATGCACGCGAAACCGCAGCCTGCCTCGAAATCGCCATGGCACAGGACAAACGTCCTTCCTCCCTCATGCTCACCCGTCAGGGACTGCCTGTACTCGGCAAAGATGAGTACCCGCAGGTAGAAGAAGGCGTTAAACGCGGCGGTTACATTGTAAAAGATTGCGAAGGCACCCCGGACATGATCGCCATTGCCGCCGGTTCCGAAGTATCCATGGCCATTGAAGCCGCTTCCATGATTGAAGGCAAAAAGATCCGCGTGGTCTCCATGCCTTCCGTAGAACTCTTCGAAGAGCAGGATCAGGCATACAAAGATTCCGTACTTGATCCTAACGTCCGCACCCGCATCGCAGCAGAAGCAGGCCGCCCCGAAGGCTGGTACAAATATGTCGGCATCGACGGCGCAGTACTCGGCATCGACCACTTCGGCGCATCCGCACCCGCCGCTCAGCTGGCAGAGAAATACGGCTTCACCGCCGCCAACCTCGCCGAGCTGATGAAGAAGCAGTTCTAA
- a CDS encoding type II toxin-antitoxin system HigB family toxin, translating to MRIISRATLRDYGKKHSDAKESLDCWFHEVNIASWDSWTDIKSRYPDVSPLGNDRYVFNIKGNKYRIITAVHFESKIVFIRFVGTHAEYDKVDAEKV from the coding sequence ATGCGAATAATTAGTCGGGCTACTTTACGTGATTATGGAAAGAAGCATTCTGATGCAAAGGAGTCACTTGACTGCTGGTTTCATGAGGTCAACATTGCATCTTGGGATAGTTGGACAGATATTAAGTCAAGGTATCCAGATGTTTCCCCACTCGGAAACGATCGCTATGTTTTTAACATAAAAGGTAACAAGTATAGGATAATAACGGCTGTTCATTTCGAAAGTAAAATTGTTTTTATCCGTTTTGTAGGTACTCATGCCGAGTATGACAAAGTGGATGCAGAGAAGGTGTAA
- a CDS encoding ATP-binding protein encodes MDEQNIKVSVPDTKERKRRQREYYIAFFCLLVFVALGFVQLKYIGVNSYLFVGLFNLNFILLIVVLFIVVRNGVKLLLERRRRVLGSKLRTRMVLSFMSLSLVPTLLMFFMAMQFVQISVDYWFKNQVEESMVQSLELGRAFYASAQEGLERRGDNILETIKESRYAWGGKSMNKFLGKKLGEYDLGLLGVVRPDRTKINWYSQGSWDKAWSEINAKVDWDDMLKKPRFWSTIHPMPGNDMVIGILPVDEGKTGFLIIGENIGQGLLYKLDQVVRGLDEYKQLKTLKYPLKMSLYLTLGVTTLLIILGSIWFGFRLSKELSAPIQALAAGSQRIARGDLSVRLEDRSDDELGFMVQSFNRMAEDLEDSQKSLKTANERLAQQNQELERRGRYMEAVLNNITAGVISLNEEGKISTVNSAIEEMLGIEARFVHGRDPMALLPEGDLASLITEARSHMATSPYSQWQRQLSLTVEGRHRKFLVNVVALKSGESRTGIVAVFEDITELEKMQRIAAWREVARRIAHEIKNPLTPIKLSAQRLQRKFGPEIEDHVFRESTDLIISQVEHLQQMVQEFSAYAKLPEVRLVPDRIIPLLEEVVSLYRNSHSNINWSLTIDGEIPQLELDREAMRRTLINLLTNAAEALHGCEEPAVAITVMHDATLGWLRIEVQDNGPGLSADERSRMFEPYFSSKKSGTGLGLTIVKSIVTDHRGFIRVKPAEPHGTIFVLELPT; translated from the coding sequence ATGGACGAACAAAACATCAAAGTCAGCGTGCCTGACACCAAAGAACGCAAACGCAGACAAAGGGAATACTACATCGCCTTTTTCTGCCTGCTGGTCTTTGTCGCGCTAGGTTTCGTACAGCTAAAATACATCGGGGTAAACTCATACCTATTTGTCGGCCTGTTTAACCTGAACTTCATTCTGCTGATCGTTGTCCTTTTTATTGTGGTCCGCAACGGAGTCAAACTGCTTCTGGAACGACGACGCAGGGTTCTCGGCTCCAAACTGCGAACGCGCATGGTCCTTTCTTTCATGTCACTTTCGCTTGTGCCTACCCTGCTCATGTTCTTCATGGCTATGCAGTTTGTACAGATTTCCGTGGATTACTGGTTCAAGAACCAGGTTGAAGAATCTATGGTCCAGTCGCTTGAGCTGGGACGGGCGTTTTACGCCTCGGCGCAGGAAGGTCTGGAACGACGCGGGGATAACATTCTGGAAACCATCAAGGAAAGCCGCTACGCATGGGGCGGCAAGTCCATGAACAAATTTCTAGGAAAAAAATTGGGTGAGTACGACCTCGGGCTGCTCGGGGTTGTTCGCCCGGACCGAACTAAAATCAACTGGTATTCTCAGGGCTCGTGGGATAAGGCATGGTCGGAAATTAACGCCAAAGTAGACTGGGACGATATGCTTAAAAAGCCTCGGTTCTGGTCCACCATCCATCCAATGCCCGGTAATGACATGGTTATCGGAATCCTGCCCGTTGACGAAGGCAAAACCGGATTTCTGATCATCGGGGAGAACATAGGACAGGGGCTGCTTTATAAACTGGATCAGGTCGTACGCGGTCTGGATGAATACAAGCAGCTGAAAACCCTCAAATATCCACTTAAGATGAGCCTTTACCTGACTCTCGGGGTTACCACCCTGCTGATCATTCTCGGCTCCATCTGGTTCGGGTTCCGGCTGTCCAAAGAACTTTCCGCACCCATTCAGGCACTGGCCGCAGGTTCACAGCGCATTGCCCGGGGGGATCTTTCCGTACGCCTTGAAGACCGCTCCGACGATGAACTCGGTTTCATGGTCCAATCCTTCAACCGGATGGCCGAAGACCTTGAGGACAGCCAGAAAAGCTTGAAAACAGCAAACGAAAGACTTGCTCAGCAGAATCAGGAGCTGGAACGCAGAGGCCGCTACATGGAAGCGGTGCTGAACAACATCACCGCCGGAGTTATCTCACTCAACGAAGAAGGAAAAATCAGCACAGTCAATTCAGCCATTGAAGAAATGCTGGGTATAGAAGCCCGTTTTGTGCATGGCAGGGACCCGATGGCCCTGCTCCCGGAAGGAGATCTGGCCTCGCTGATTACCGAGGCACGCTCGCACATGGCCACCAGTCCTTACTCCCAATGGCAACGCCAGCTGTCCCTTACCGTTGAAGGACGGCACAGAAAATTTCTCGTTAACGTAGTGGCCCTTAAGTCCGGCGAATCAAGAACCGGTATCGTGGCCGTATTCGAGGATATTACCGAGCTGGAAAAAATGCAGCGTATTGCCGCATGGCGTGAAGTGGCCAGGCGCATAGCCCATGAAATCAAGAACCCGCTCACACCCATCAAACTTTCGGCCCAGAGGCTGCAACGCAAGTTCGGTCCTGAAATAGAAGATCATGTTTTCCGGGAATCAACAGACCTGATAATTTCTCAGGTGGAACACCTGCAACAGATGGTGCAGGAATTTTCGGCCTATGCGAAACTGCCTGAAGTACGTCTTGTTCCCGACCGGATTATACCCCTGCTCGAAGAAGTCGTCAGCCTCTACCGCAACAGCCACAGCAACATTAACTGGTCCCTTACAATTGACGGTGAAATTCCACAGTTGGAGCTGGACCGCGAAGCAATGCGCCGGACCCTGATCAACCTGCTGACCAACGCCGCGGAAGCACTGCACGGCTGTGAAGAACCGGCAGTCGCCATCACCGTTATGCATGATGCAACACTGGGCTGGCTGCGTATTGAAGTACAGGATAACGGACCCGGACTTTCCGCTGACGAGCGTTCACGTATGTTTGAGCCTTATTTTTCCAGCAAAAAAAGCGGCACCGGACTGGGACTGACTATTGTAAAATCGATTGTTACGGACCATCGCGGTTTTATCAGAGTAAAACCGGCTGAACCGCACGGCACAATATTTGTGCTGGAACTGCCAACATGA
- a CDS encoding DUF748 domain-containing protein, with translation MLKKVQEQWNSLNRMGKAGVITAGLLIFYTLVGFFLVPYTIRKVALAKLPPVLNRPVDLERVEFNPYTLFLSVHGFEVGKKDGEGKLFAFKEFDLNFDSFSLFRLSLIMNEIKIIDPQIDFSLFRGGTSFSDLIPAGDQDSQKDDAETEKSMFPFIVRNLSITNGTCLVYDKVRDVHHGIVGINLSVPFTSSLSRDNDKRVQPSLNMIINGTPFAMKGHTLPFNQSLKTEFDFTIKNAQLAEYWPYLPIYETTELKSGSLSTDLILSFERSGTLLPRVLISGKVNISQFDLAARKGPSLLKFKDLDLGLEGISILQRKLNISSIRLSDPYLKVGLKEDGSPDLLDYLDPAIKAGEESKKTESGTEAESGPELAALIKDFRIEGGQVDFIDNAFGKGFTKKIGPIMVHAGDVSTAQNAAGTWDFRIGSNSTEIISGKGGMSVVPLVVNGSVAVEDLDIPDYRAYLEDPLPLDVAEGKVALGSDFQFGARNGTVRLENLRVNVDGLKLQPKGGGKTLIGLGGFAVSNGTVDLQEKSVIIDSIDLNKLLIRLMRDKKGIDLLKELEKHQQKAKSADMGIPVKQTAESTDAAEIDAAETDAKQWQVALNKFSLRNSDFEFTDKAATKKTVTNVSDIKIGLNGFTFPEKNPFKIDVSALVNKRGAVKISGQAGPQSLKGKGSVRVRKLRLRDFNGYLPPQMQMNIARGHVDVKGNWNFSAAGDPVAGYNGKVQLKDLLIRDNQGDKQFFHLNDLAVREIDFRSLPLKVKVGSIALLEPTVNLEREKDGTFNLSRMLTGKRAEPVDEEAVEKKAEQVAEKAEAAQVDRTSTEDSVPELKTPTPEEEKENTIFVDKIFMSNGTVTFKDYVVSPAFELDITKMRSSVHGLELPHGKRTELSFNATLDSQSPLVAEGYLQPTSEGADTDVTVSLANLDMTQLSPYTEKYIAYPVSTGMLSSDVGVKLRGKYVAVNNVFDIYQFEVGDKIDNPDAPSIPIGLGLALLRDSSGNIRLDIPVEGDLSDPQFKLGKVIGRAIVNLLVKAVTSPFALIGALVGGGEDMDVMAFDPGKSTFMEGEDAKVESVAKAMKDRPGLKLEISGFNAPEDIPAMEEAQFRRQVAMPKFLELEGDENAPASVDEVVVTKEEYPEYLEDAYKEASFERPTNFLGIVVAQPVPVMEKALRDHIKISDTQLANLARSRAEKVRTALVEQYGIEPDRVFLKGMSATGKGTGPRVELGLQ, from the coding sequence ATGCTCAAAAAAGTTCAAGAACAATGGAATAGTCTGAATCGTATGGGAAAGGCCGGGGTTATCACTGCCGGGCTGCTTATCTTTTATACGCTGGTAGGTTTTTTTCTGGTTCCTTATACCATACGGAAAGTAGCACTTGCCAAACTGCCTCCGGTCTTGAACAGACCGGTCGATTTAGAGCGGGTGGAGTTTAATCCCTACACGCTGTTCTTGTCTGTTCACGGTTTTGAAGTAGGCAAGAAAGACGGTGAGGGTAAGCTTTTCGCTTTTAAGGAGTTTGACCTTAATTTCGATTCGTTTTCCCTTTTTCGGTTATCTCTGATCATGAATGAAATTAAGATAATCGATCCGCAAATCGATTTTTCTCTCTTCCGGGGGGGTACCAGTTTTTCCGATCTTATTCCGGCAGGGGATCAGGATTCCCAGAAAGATGATGCGGAAACGGAAAAAAGCATGTTTCCATTCATTGTCCGTAATTTGAGCATAACCAACGGCACCTGCCTTGTGTACGACAAGGTCCGTGATGTTCACCACGGCATTGTCGGGATAAATCTGTCGGTTCCTTTTACCTCTTCTCTGAGCCGGGATAATGATAAGCGGGTACAGCCCAGCCTTAACATGATCATCAACGGCACTCCTTTTGCCATGAAAGGGCATACCCTGCCTTTTAACCAGAGCTTGAAGACCGAGTTCGACTTTACAATTAAAAATGCACAACTGGCCGAATACTGGCCCTATCTGCCGATTTACGAAACAACCGAACTTAAGAGCGGAAGTCTGAGTACTGATCTTATCCTCTCTTTCGAGCGCAGTGGCACCTTGCTGCCAAGGGTGCTTATCAGCGGTAAAGTCAACATTTCTCAATTCGATCTTGCGGCTAGAAAAGGACCGTCTTTGCTTAAATTCAAGGATCTTGATCTTGGTTTGGAAGGCATCAGCATCCTCCAGCGCAAGCTCAATATCTCTTCAATCAGGTTAAGCGACCCTTACCTGAAAGTCGGCCTTAAAGAAGACGGAAGCCCCGATTTATTAGATTATCTGGATCCTGCAATTAAAGCCGGGGAGGAATCCAAAAAAACTGAGTCCGGAACGGAAGCGGAGAGTGGGCCGGAATTGGCGGCTTTAATTAAGGATTTCAGGATTGAAGGCGGTCAGGTGGATTTCATCGACAACGCATTCGGCAAGGGATTCACTAAAAAGATCGGGCCGATCATGGTCCATGCCGGCGATGTGAGCACAGCGCAAAACGCTGCAGGGACATGGGATTTTCGCATCGGATCAAATTCTACGGAAATCATCAGCGGCAAGGGTGGCATGAGCGTTGTCCCTCTTGTAGTTAACGGCTCAGTGGCTGTGGAAGATCTGGATATACCTGATTACCGTGCCTATCTTGAGGATCCGTTGCCGCTTGATGTGGCCGAGGGAAAAGTCGCGCTGGGCAGTGATTTTCAGTTCGGAGCGCGGAATGGGACCGTGCGGCTGGAAAATCTTCGGGTAAATGTCGACGGCTTGAAGCTGCAGCCCAAGGGCGGAGGAAAAACACTGATCGGGCTGGGCGGTTTTGCCGTGAGCAACGGCACTGTTGATCTGCAGGAAAAATCCGTGATCATTGATTCCATTGATCTCAATAAACTCCTGATCCGTCTCATGCGTGACAAAAAAGGCATTGATCTGCTTAAGGAACTTGAAAAGCATCAGCAGAAAGCCAAGTCAGCAGACATGGGCATCCCGGTCAAGCAGACAGCTGAATCTACCGATGCAGCTGAAATTGATGCCGCTGAAACGGATGCAAAGCAGTGGCAGGTCGCACTGAACAAATTCAGCCTCAGGAATTCCGATTTTGAATTTACTGACAAGGCGGCCACCAAAAAAACGGTAACCAATGTCAGTGATATTAAAATAGGGCTGAACGGGTTTACCTTTCCGGAAAAAAATCCTTTCAAGATTGATGTTTCCGCCTTGGTCAACAAGCGCGGGGCCGTCAAGATTAGCGGACAGGCCGGGCCGCAGTCCCTGAAAGGAAAGGGAAGCGTGCGGGTGCGAAAATTGCGACTGCGTGATTTTAATGGATATCTGCCCCCGCAGATGCAGATGAATATCGCACGTGGGCATGTAGATGTTAAAGGTAACTGGAATTTTTCAGCTGCAGGCGACCCGGTGGCCGGGTATAACGGTAAGGTGCAGCTAAAGGATCTGCTTATCAGAGATAATCAGGGTGATAAGCAGTTTTTCCATCTGAATGACCTTGCGGTTCGGGAAATTGATTTCCGTTCCCTGCCGCTCAAGGTCAAGGTCGGTTCCATCGCTCTTCTGGAGCCGACAGTAAATCTTGAGCGTGAGAAAGACGGCACTTTCAATCTTTCCCGTATGCTGACCGGAAAACGGGCTGAGCCGGTTGATGAAGAGGCCGTAGAAAAAAAAGCGGAGCAGGTGGCAGAGAAAGCCGAGGCTGCACAGGTGGATAGAACATCGACCGAAGACAGTGTTCCTGAACTGAAAACGCCCACTCCTGAAGAGGAAAAAGAAAATACTATCTTTGTGGATAAAATTTTTATGAGTAATGGGACGGTTACGTTCAAGGATTACGTAGTCTCTCCCGCTTTTGAGCTTGATATCACCAAGATGCGTTCTTCCGTGCATGGACTGGAGCTTCCGCACGGTAAACGTACTGAACTCTCTTTTAACGCCACCCTCGACAGTCAATCGCCATTAGTTGCCGAAGGGTATCTGCAGCCAACATCTGAAGGCGCGGACACAGATGTCACTGTTTCCCTCGCGAATCTGGATATGACCCAGCTCTCACCGTATACCGAAAAGTATATTGCCTACCCGGTCAGTACCGGGATGCTGAGTTCCGATGTGGGGGTGAAGCTGCGGGGCAAGTACGTAGCTGTTAACAATGTCTTCGATATCTACCAGTTTGAGGTGGGCGATAAGATCGACAACCCTGATGCTCCGAGTATTCCCATCGGTCTCGGTTTGGCCTTGCTCAGGGATAGCAGCGGTAACATCCGGCTCGATATTCCTGTAGAAGGTGATCTTTCCGATCCTCAGTTTAAGCTGGGCAAGGTTATCGGACGGGCTATCGTTAATCTGCTGGTTAAAGCAGTGACCTCACCTTTTGCCCTGATCGGTGCGCTGGTCGGCGGTGGAGAGGATATGGATGTGATGGCTTTTGATCCCGGCAAGTCTACCTTCATGGAAGGTGAGGATGCCAAGGTTGAATCTGTTGCCAAGGCAATGAAAGATCGTCCGGGACTGAAACTTGAGATCAGCGGGTTTAACGCTCCGGAAGATATCCCGGCCATGGAAGAGGCGCAGTTTCGCAGGCAGGTTGCCATGCCGAAGTTCCTGGAGCTTGAAGGTGATGAAAACGCTCCTGCATCAGTTGACGAAGTCGTAGTCACCAAGGAAGAATACCCCGAATATCTGGAAGATGCCTACAAAGAAGCATCCTTTGAAAGGCCTACTAACTTTTTGGGAATAGTTGTGGCCCAGCCTGTGCCGGTAATGGAAAAGGCTTTGCGGGATCATATTAAAATTAGTGATACACAGCTTGCCAATCTTGCCCGGAGCAGGGCTGAAAAAGTTAGAACAGCTTTAGTGGAACAGTACGGGATCGAGCCCGATCGGGTTTTCCTCAAGGGGATGTCCGCCACAGGTAAAGGAACCGGACCGCGCGTAGAGCTCGGCTTACAGTAA
- a CDS encoding BC1872 family protein — MAEYTYESLEALLKEKLGDAMPERALEDIHEALKITEKMEEEGWKFQLEDLSRGSMTETDWRATLKKDGKEFSGQSDHAALAVCVAVADAVVG, encoded by the coding sequence ATGGCTGAATATACATACGAAAGTCTGGAAGCGTTGCTTAAAGAAAAGCTCGGCGATGCCATGCCGGAGCGGGCCTTGGAAGATATTCACGAGGCCCTGAAGATCACCGAGAAGATGGAAGAAGAGGGCTGGAAATTCCAGCTTGAAGACCTAAGCCGGGGCAGCATGACCGAAACAGACTGGCGTGCGACCCTCAAGAAAGACGGCAAGGAATTTTCCGGCCAGAGTGACCATGCCGCCTTGGCTGTTTGTGTTGCTGTGGCGGATGCGGTTGTGGGGTAG
- a CDS encoding helix-turn-helix domain-containing protein, translating to MMKLIKTEQDHREALEQIERLMTAGDSPDVLDQLELLAHLVEKYEEEQFPIDFPTPVEAIKFRMEQQGLNQSDLVKYIGSKSKVSEVLNNKRPLTLEMMRKLNRGLGISPEVLLQEPKAEFPDSYSSLEWNLFPLKELAKKSIIESKNCTDKAEECIRGLLQDAGLPPLLNSCHRQSSWNGKPADWYATFAWELIVRAKARKIDLPVKYVSGAFNEEHMARLAHLSIYDNGPLLAQEYLAKHGIVLVIESALKGTYLDGIAMFLDKGTPVVGLTLRLDRIDYFWFTLMHELAHIVKHLDSHNSCIVDFRDSCSAPSADIETEANQIARSVLIPENMWLGSEAKRYGSKAGAIALARKLEIHEAIVAGRIRKERNNYRILHQLVGNKKVRKLFLE from the coding sequence ATGATGAAGTTAATTAAGACAGAACAAGATCACAGGGAGGCCCTTGAGCAGATAGAAAGGCTCATGACAGCTGGCGATTCCCCTGATGTTTTGGATCAGCTTGAGCTTCTGGCGCACCTCGTTGAAAAGTATGAAGAAGAGCAGTTTCCAATTGATTTTCCAACTCCTGTTGAAGCCATCAAGTTTCGGATGGAACAGCAGGGCTTGAATCAGAGTGATTTAGTTAAATATATTGGAAGTAAAAGTAAGGTGTCCGAGGTCTTGAATAACAAAAGACCCCTAACGCTTGAAATGATGCGAAAGTTGAATAGGGGGTTGGGAATTTCACCTGAGGTTTTACTTCAGGAGCCAAAGGCTGAATTTCCAGATAGTTATTCTAGTTTAGAATGGAATCTTTTTCCTCTTAAAGAATTAGCAAAGAAAAGTATTATTGAAAGTAAAAATTGCACTGATAAGGCCGAGGAGTGTATTCGCGGTTTGCTGCAAGATGCTGGTTTACCTCCTCTGCTTAATTCTTGTCACCGGCAAAGTTCTTGGAACGGTAAGCCTGCTGATTGGTATGCAACTTTTGCATGGGAGTTGATTGTAAGGGCGAAAGCTAGAAAAATTGATCTGCCAGTTAAATATGTTTCTGGAGCATTTAATGAAGAGCATATGGCAAGACTTGCTCACCTAAGTATCTATGACAATGGTCCTCTCCTAGCTCAGGAATACCTTGCTAAGCATGGCATTGTATTAGTTATTGAAAGTGCTTTGAAAGGAACTTATTTGGATGGAATAGCGATGTTTCTAGATAAGGGAACACCTGTTGTCGGCCTTACTTTAAGACTTGATAGAATTGATTATTTTTGGTTCACGCTAATGCATGAACTTGCGCATATAGTAAAACATTTAGATAGCCATAACTCTTGTATTGTTGACTTTAGAGATAGTTGCTCAGCTCCTTCCGCTGATATTGAAACTGAAGCTAACCAAATTGCACGCAGTGTTTTGATTCCTGAAAATATGTGGTTGGGAAGTGAGGCAAAGCGTTATGGCAGTAAGGCTGGAGCGATTGCTCTTGCTCGTAAACTTGAAATTCATGAGGCTATTGTAGCTGGGAGAATCCGCAAGGAAAGAAATAATTATCGCATTCTTCATCAGCTTGTAGGCAACAAAAAAGTTCGCAAGTTGTTTTTGGAATAA
- the rpiB gene encoding ribose 5-phosphate isomerase B yields MAGKVVIGSDHGGFALKSFAIKLLSDMGYDVIDAGPEEAVSCDYPVYAEKVAATVTGEDIPGILICGTGLGMSMAANKIKGIRAAMCTNEYMAKMARAHNNANILCLGERVIGPGLAEEIIRTFMTSEFEGDRHLRRINLFDK; encoded by the coding sequence ATGGCCGGTAAAGTTGTAATCGGTTCGGACCACGGTGGGTTTGCCCTCAAATCATTCGCCATCAAATTGCTCAGTGACATGGGCTATGATGTCATTGATGCCGGACCTGAAGAAGCTGTCAGCTGCGACTATCCTGTTTACGCCGAAAAAGTGGCCGCGACGGTCACCGGGGAAGATATTCCCGGCATCCTGATCTGCGGAACCGGATTGGGAATGTCCATGGCCGCAAACAAAATCAAGGGCATCCGTGCCGCCATGTGTACCAATGAATACATGGCCAAGATGGCCCGTGCACACAACAACGCAAACATCCTCTGCCTCGGTGAACGGGTTATCGGGCCCGGACTGGCGGAAGAAATAATCCGCACCTTCATGACTTCCGAGTTTGAAGGTGACCGGCACCTGCGCAGAATCAATCTTTTCGATAAATAG
- a CDS encoding YtxH domain-containing protein → MNWLKKIAYLLCLVALLGAFSACSDEGPAEKAGKKIDEAMDQAKDKMDDMGEDAKSAFDDLKEKANEAMDK, encoded by the coding sequence ATGAACTGGTTAAAAAAAATAGCTTATTTGTTGTGTCTGGTTGCTCTTCTTGGTGCTTTTTCCGCTTGCAGTGACGAAGGCCCTGCAGAGAAGGCCGGAAAGAAGATTGATGAGGCTATGGATCAGGCTAAAGATAAAATGGATGATATGGGTGAAGATGCTAAAAGCGCATTTGACGACCTTAAGGAAAAAGCAAACGAGGCTATGGATAAGTAG
- a CDS encoding DUF4390 domain-containing protein produces the protein MKAETSTIKARRTYPFFTIGKGLCLWLTLFIMLLPSMAQAGSLQLENMVLDNQAGSIMARFGIELTSDTQIEEALHNGIKLKLICEASLYEHKSVWLDSKVAGKTYSNKLYFDSLSNQFVIEKEDSDKIFKNNSLSILLRDEWKSIILDLGPWSTLQRGEQYNLRLKVRLDRTEVPAWLKNTLFFWSWDLIPAATYQLNFTY, from the coding sequence ATGAAAGCGGAAACATCAACAATCAAAGCTCGACGGACTTATCCATTCTTCACAATAGGGAAAGGATTATGTTTATGGCTGACTTTATTTATCATGCTGCTCCCTTCAATGGCGCAGGCCGGTTCCCTGCAGCTCGAAAACATGGTGCTGGACAATCAGGCAGGATCAATCATGGCCCGTTTCGGCATTGAGCTCACTTCGGACACACAGATTGAGGAGGCCCTGCATAACGGCATCAAACTCAAGCTCATCTGCGAAGCCTCCCTGTACGAACACAAAAGTGTCTGGCTGGATTCCAAAGTAGCCGGCAAAACATACTCAAACAAACTATACTTTGATTCCCTCTCCAATCAGTTTGTTATTGAAAAAGAAGACAGCGACAAAATTTTCAAAAATAACAGCCTGAGCATACTGCTGCGCGATGAATGGAAAAGCATTATCCTTGACCTCGGTCCATGGTCCACCCTGCAACGTGGCGAGCAGTACAACCTACGACTTAAAGTCCGCCTTGACCGCACTGAAGTTCCGGCGTGGCTTAAGAACACACTTTTCTTCTGGTCATGGGATTTAATCCCCGCGGCAACCTACCAGCTAAATTTCACATATTGA